The Myxocyprinus asiaticus isolate MX2 ecotype Aquarium Trade chromosome 39, UBuf_Myxa_2, whole genome shotgun sequence genome window below encodes:
- the LOC127430224 gene encoding protein EVI2B-like: MRTILCPLIIFLLFLPWRLNSHLTLSTTILNNHEDITDHHMLTGTTDDPSGHRQFTVASGMENVVSLSSSNEKQHLTSKSHSEQQGIRVKTSSGEGETLNKTTKRNVDDSQNNLSTPAEPGRQKVGKEVTTPQKELLKPTESSPRPQAISTVHIQNTTEFDQEVPKNQRADNLPQEKTTRLPSSSTEKEMQEVTQEIASTSDSPDLYDPQINGTDGKTTHTNDLHTVQLTMDATVQPSSITQVHTSAVITATDFNKIITGLSTEGVKATRGPEITKERKAGDIQGPELKTRSTVQPTVKTSTTTPPYTTKKTTIKLVPKPPTKASSNNKHQKNPGAAVAAVIGTTFFLMFIAILVILIRKNKIQKRQLENPEWAGPSPFLDGEIQPNLPEMDVSDRYLPQRLSKHLTLRRNTNEDICMGDILQGSTFARQSLNELQEPNGKPVGQSPTKIEENENQPGSSFMVSPNTKPPAEENPAVTVDIQESIEQTDDISPSPSSGTDSVIKPFPTLVSIDLDSLSEEPAPLQTTDVGIVPPDPPLP; the protein is encoded by the coding sequence ATGAGGACTATTCTTTGCCCACTCATCATCTTCCTCCTCTTTCTACCATGGAGACTAAATAGCCATTTGACACTGAGCACAACTATCCTCAACAACCATGAGGATATCACTGACCACCACATGCTTACAGGCACAACAGATGATCCATCAGGACATAGGCAATTCACTGTTGCTTCTGGAATGGAAAACGTGGTATCACTTTCAAGCAGCAATGAGAAGCAACACCTTACAAGCAAAAGTCATTCAGAGCAGCAAGGCATCCGGGTGAAGACTTCCAGTGGTGAAGGCGAGACATTGAATAAGACGACAAAAAGGAATGTAGATGACAGTCAAAACAACTTAAGCACACCAGCAGAGCCTGGAAGACAAAAAGTGGGGAAAGAGGTAACAACTCCACAAAAGGAACTACTAAAACCAACAGAAAGCTCACCCAGACCACAGGCTATTTCTACTGTGCATATACAAAATACTACAGAATTTGACCAAGAGGTCCCCAAAAACCAAAGGGCAGATAATTTGCCACAGGAAAAGACAACCAGACTGCCTTCATCTTcaacagaaaaggagatgcaGGAAGTCACACAGGAAATAGCCTCTACTTCTGATTCCCCTGATCTATATGATCCTCAAATAAATGGAACAGATGGCAAAACAACACATACAAATGATCTTCATACCGTGCAGCTGACAATGGACGCTACAGTCCAACCAAGCTCAATCACTCAAGTGCACACTTCCGCAGTAATAACTGCAACAGATTTCAATAAGATTATTACTGGACTAAGTACAGAGGGTGTGAAAGCCACACGGGGGCCAGAAATCACAAAAGAACGGAAAGCCGGTGATATTCAAGGTCCTGAACTTAAGACTCGATCCACAGTTCAGCCTACGGTTAAGACATCCACAACCACTCCTCCATACACCACCAAAAAGACCACCATTAAACTAGTCCCAAAACCTCCAACAAAAGCATCATCAAACAACAAGCATCAAAAGAACCCTGGTGCTGCTGTGGCAGCCGTGATTGGCACCACATTCTTCTTGATGTTCATAGCAATCCTAGTTATCTTGATACGGAAAAATAAAATCCAGAAAAGGCAGCTAGAGAATCCTGAGTGGGCTGGACCTTCGCCATTTTTGGATGGCGAGATTCAACCCAACTTGCCAGAAATGGATGTATCCGACAGATACCTTCCCCAACGACTCTCTAAACACCTGACACTTCGGAGGAACACAAACGAGGACATTTGCATGGGGGACATACTGCAAGGAAGTACCTTTGCCAGACAAAGTCTGAATGAGCTCCAAGAACCCAATGGGAAACCAGTGGGTCAAAGCCCAACTAAGATAGAAGAAAATGAGAACCAACCAGGTTCAAGTTTCATGGTTTCTCCAAACACCAAACCACCTGCAGAAGAAAATCCTGCAGTTACAGTAGACATCCAAGAATCAATAGAGCAGACTGATGACATCAGTCCATCTCCATCTTCTGGCACGGACTCTGTAATTAAACCATTTCCAACTTTAGTGTCTATAGATCTTGATTCACTTTCGGAAGAACCCGCTCCCCTCCAAACAACAGATGTTGGGATTGTTCCTCCAGATCCGCCACTGCCTTAA